One region of Rubripirellula tenax genomic DNA includes:
- a CDS encoding mandelate racemase/muconate lactonizing enzyme family protein, with amino-acid sequence MIECIRTYRLRHKLEESFGFSQWHYDVRNQLLVEVVDGDGVSGWGECYGPSEVTQTAIDSVYAPLLIGWDPLKNEAAWQHCWRATLDFARKGVMMGAMSGLDMALLDLKGKRLNVSASELMGGRVRDTVQCYATGMYFRQEPEPQLLDRIIAEAGSYIDQGFSALKIKVGKNPAFDKQQIRAMRKAYPEVRLMADSNHAYDLHQAIEIGRVLDEHNFEWFEEPLSPEHAGLHRQLADKLDIAIATGECEQTRWGFQDLLEKGGVAIAQPDLAYCGGPTEALKIRAIASSHGINVVPHCWGTQLNLAAAAHFVATTYVEPGRAEISQPLLESDRACNPMRDEMFVTSVSISGGFATVPTSPGLGVEPDRQAMKRFCVQQTEKRS; translated from the coding sequence ATGATCGAATGCATCAGAACCTATCGCCTACGGCACAAGCTGGAGGAGTCCTTTGGCTTTTCCCAGTGGCACTACGATGTCCGCAATCAACTGTTGGTTGAAGTCGTTGATGGCGACGGCGTCAGCGGATGGGGAGAGTGTTACGGCCCCTCCGAAGTCACCCAGACTGCAATCGACTCCGTCTACGCGCCACTGTTAATTGGCTGGGATCCACTGAAGAACGAAGCAGCCTGGCAGCATTGTTGGCGCGCGACGCTCGACTTCGCCCGCAAGGGGGTCATGATGGGAGCGATGTCGGGTCTGGACATGGCGCTGCTTGACTTGAAAGGAAAACGATTGAATGTGTCCGCGTCTGAACTAATGGGCGGCCGCGTTCGCGACACCGTTCAGTGCTATGCCACGGGAATGTATTTCCGCCAGGAACCCGAACCGCAATTGCTTGACCGAATCATTGCCGAAGCTGGAAGCTACATCGATCAAGGATTTTCCGCGTTGAAAATCAAAGTCGGCAAGAATCCGGCTTTCGACAAACAACAAATTCGGGCAATGCGTAAAGCGTATCCCGAGGTCCGTCTGATGGCCGACTCGAACCACGCCTACGATCTACACCAGGCGATCGAAATCGGTCGCGTGCTCGATGAACACAACTTCGAATGGTTTGAGGAACCGCTATCACCGGAGCATGCCGGGCTGCATCGCCAGCTAGCCGACAAGTTGGACATCGCGATCGCAACTGGCGAATGTGAACAAACTCGCTGGGGTTTTCAGGATCTGTTGGAAAAAGGCGGTGTTGCGATCGCTCAGCCTGACTTGGCCTACTGCGGCGGACCGACGGAAGCACTGAAGATCCGCGCGATTGCTTCTTCGCACGGGATCAATGTCGTACCGCATTGCTGGGGGACGCAACTGAACTTAGCCGCTGCTGCGCATTTCGTTGCAACGACATACGTCGAACCTGGTCGCGCAGAAATCTCCCAACCGCTGTTGGAGTCCGACAGAGCCTGCAACCCAATGCGCGATGAGATGTTCGTTACATCCGTGTCGATTTCTGGCGGATTCGCTACCGTGCCGACCAGCCCTGGACTCGGCGTCGAACCCGATCGACAGGCGATGAAACGGTTCTGTGTTCAGCAAACTGAGAAGCGATCCTGA
- a CDS encoding GntP family permease — MLVLLSSTVCHPAYGQRPDQADLAVVAEGVRQPVTTSEQPAVVATDAGRTSIRVLALVGVLASLLVAIARFNVHPFLALLISGLLLGPVSGLDPVATVEAFLDGFAGLMKSIGVVIVLGALIGGLLSQSGGTMTIARTLMKVVGPRRLPLAMGITGYVVSIPAFVDIAYIMLRPIVEVLAVKSKRNVLVVGLSLTAGLTASHALLPPTPGPLATAGLLGADLGRVISINVFVAAFAVLGGLLWATLFCGRVRLPYDDVLREKFASEHDGEQAADSSDKENASFLLSIAPILLPLVLIALGAFLIPKQVVEGTVISQDVTGLLGVFQFLSIPAIALLCGAFAGTFLLKRGTRLAKLSGLVETSIEHSAVVLMITAAGGGLGAVIKATGVGDDIAAVFQLVQLPAILFPFLLAATLTTATGSLTVSMVTSSSIVVSMLPSLGISPELAVALIGAGSLCIIHANSSFFWLLSRLHDVPPSTLYRTYSVQSVCMSLGGLVAVLLLRFCGLE, encoded by the coding sequence ATGCTGGTGCTTTTGAGCTCGACCGTTTGTCATCCGGCATATGGCCAGAGACCCGATCAGGCTGATTTGGCGGTCGTAGCCGAAGGAGTTCGCCAACCGGTTACGACATCCGAACAGCCCGCCGTCGTTGCGACAGATGCAGGTCGCACAAGCATCCGTGTACTCGCACTTGTCGGCGTTCTGGCGTCGCTGCTTGTCGCGATCGCCCGTTTCAACGTCCACCCCTTTCTTGCGCTGCTGATCAGCGGCTTGTTGCTCGGTCCGGTATCCGGACTTGACCCCGTGGCGACGGTGGAAGCTTTTTTGGACGGGTTTGCCGGACTGATGAAGTCGATCGGCGTGGTGATTGTGCTGGGTGCGTTGATCGGTGGTTTGCTGAGCCAGTCGGGTGGCACGATGACGATTGCCCGCACGCTGATGAAAGTGGTGGGACCGAGACGACTGCCGTTGGCGATGGGGATCACCGGTTATGTCGTGTCGATTCCGGCGTTTGTCGATATCGCTTACATCATGCTTCGACCGATTGTCGAAGTGCTGGCTGTGAAGAGCAAGCGTAACGTCCTTGTCGTCGGCCTCTCGTTGACCGCTGGTTTGACTGCCAGCCATGCTTTGTTGCCGCCAACCCCTGGCCCGCTGGCGACAGCGGGACTGCTTGGCGCCGACCTCGGCCGCGTGATTTCGATCAACGTGTTTGTCGCCGCGTTCGCCGTCCTGGGCGGACTTCTGTGGGCAACGCTTTTTTGCGGCCGCGTTCGACTTCCCTATGACGACGTGTTGCGCGAGAAGTTTGCGTCGGAACATGATGGCGAACAAGCGGCCGACAGTTCCGACAAAGAAAACGCTTCGTTCTTGTTGAGCATCGCCCCGATACTGCTGCCGTTGGTTCTGATCGCGTTGGGAGCGTTCCTGATCCCGAAACAAGTCGTTGAGGGAACGGTGATCTCGCAGGACGTGACTGGCTTGCTGGGCGTGTTTCAATTTCTGAGCATCCCTGCCATCGCACTTTTGTGCGGAGCCTTTGCTGGAACCTTTTTGCTCAAACGTGGCACCCGGCTCGCCAAGCTCAGTGGGCTGGTTGAGACTTCAATCGAACATTCGGCCGTTGTGTTGATGATCACGGCGGCAGGCGGTGGTTTAGGGGCGGTGATCAAGGCGACCGGAGTTGGCGACGACATTGCCGCTGTGTTCCAACTGGTTCAATTGCCGGCGATTCTGTTTCCCTTTTTGTTGGCGGCAACATTGACGACCGCGACGGGTTCGCTGACGGTATCGATGGTAACCAGTTCGTCGATCGTCGTATCGATGCTTCCGTCCTTGGGGATTTCACCAGAACTTGCGGTTGCGTTGATCGGTGCCGGCAGCCTCTGCATCATTCACGCAAACTCCAGTTTTTTCTGGTTGCTCAGTCGGCTGCACGATGTCCCACCGAGTACTTTGTATCGGACCTATTCGGTGCAATCAGTTTGCATGAGCCTGGGCGGATTGGTGGCAGTGCTTTTGTTGCGATTTTGCGGACTCGAATAG
- a CDS encoding DUF1552 domain-containing protein encodes MKPPIHRRRFLNKLSLGASAPLLGPMLARIASAAEGELPPQRFLFVVEGNSLPPKQVHPEGIPFVEREDRKTFSDTALGDLKLPTSLAPIDAYRDRLSIIQGLSGRMCTGGHSSNHGTLGAYHANLGRNVRGATIDGLLGQIYPGIFPNVVLGISSRQDLSVDFNISASAPGKSLATICDPRIAFSRLFGSAAEGAARREFVARQHLLDHMGGDIKRARAELNGVEKDKIDTYLESFETLRTRSGRLVEVRDKLKVPVASDKFSSREATDKLDAHIEIATASLIGGLTNCVTIASGVGFPNMNVTFSGLGINRHKHIIGHALYNLGDKSAWEESEKIRAFHFELIARTMAALDGVPEGDGTMLDRTTIVYLSDGAETHHSRCYEWPMVVISGSRGGLKGGGRYLQYPDYGLDGHRTMNCLFNTLLHSAGTPRDDFGSIDPNIDEAMHRGPLQELLS; translated from the coding sequence ATGAAACCCCCAATCCATCGCCGCCGTTTTCTCAACAAGCTCTCGTTAGGTGCGTCCGCGCCGCTGTTGGGGCCGATGCTTGCGAGAATCGCGTCTGCCGCCGAAGGAGAGTTGCCGCCGCAGAGATTTCTGTTCGTTGTCGAAGGCAACAGTTTGCCACCGAAACAGGTACACCCCGAAGGGATTCCGTTCGTTGAAAGGGAAGACCGCAAGACATTCTCCGATACGGCGCTGGGCGACTTGAAGCTGCCAACGAGTTTGGCCCCGATCGACGCGTACCGGGATCGGCTCTCGATCATCCAGGGACTTTCGGGCCGCATGTGTACCGGGGGCCATTCGTCCAACCACGGCACGCTGGGTGCTTACCACGCCAACCTTGGACGGAACGTGCGCGGCGCAACCATCGACGGATTGCTCGGGCAGATATATCCGGGCATCTTTCCCAACGTCGTCTTGGGGATTTCCAGTCGCCAAGACCTCTCGGTGGATTTCAATATTTCCGCGTCGGCTCCCGGCAAAAGCTTGGCAACGATCTGTGATCCCAGGATCGCGTTCAGCAGACTCTTCGGCAGCGCGGCGGAGGGCGCAGCTCGCCGCGAATTCGTTGCTCGACAACACCTACTCGACCACATGGGCGGCGATATCAAACGGGCTCGCGCCGAATTAAACGGTGTCGAGAAAGACAAGATCGACACTTATTTGGAATCGTTCGAAACACTGCGGACCCGATCAGGGCGACTGGTCGAAGTGCGAGACAAATTGAAGGTTCCCGTTGCCAGCGACAAGTTTTCGTCGAGGGAAGCCACCGACAAACTGGACGCTCATATCGAGATCGCAACGGCTTCACTGATCGGAGGTCTTACCAACTGCGTGACGATTGCGTCGGGGGTTGGCTTCCCAAATATGAACGTGACCTTCAGCGGGCTGGGAATCAATCGCCATAAACACATCATCGGCCACGCGCTTTACAATCTGGGTGACAAATCCGCATGGGAGGAGTCCGAGAAAATCCGAGCATTCCATTTCGAGTTGATCGCTCGTACGATGGCAGCACTCGATGGCGTGCCCGAAGGCGATGGAACCATGCTCGACCGTACCACGATCGTCTACCTAAGCGACGGAGCCGAAACGCATCACAGCCGTTGCTATGAATGGCCAATGGTCGTGATTAGCGGTTCCCGCGGCGGATTGAAAGGCGGCGGGCGTTATCTTCAGTATCCCGACTACGGCCTTGACGGTCACCGCACCATGAATTGTCTTTTCAACACACTGCTGCATTCCGCTGGAACGCCGCGCGACGACTTCGGAAGCATTGATCCGAACATCGATGAAGCGATGCACCGAGGTCCGCTGCAGGAATTGCTTTCGTGA
- a CDS encoding DUF1588 domain-containing protein, with translation MRSFKRPAAILFATFLLPVTSSGSDTRPSFLKTFCVSCHHTDEPSGDFDLDPVISNRGNTDAESLIMILDVLKGGSMPPEDEPQPKPAERTAAIQTLQAMLQTSAAHPGRGNLIDHKALFTEPKVRRAATPSRLWRLSPHIFKQYANDLTRSRFMNTDGGREGGNGLHPAFAYMTPAAAFRDDAAQHVFEEATTELLFDVCLQVAELQVGDDGKGMKPQEIRAFLGAEEPTPQQWVDVIKLQFKIAVRREPDKEELSKLVTLGQMTLQSLRAAETEPVEPERNAKGQILPPRTMTTALKTVLAAVMLRPDAVYRYEVGRGEPDQHGRIRLSDYEVADAISFALTDAGPDEAMRAAIQSGELSSNDAVLKQVKRLLDAESSKERLVRFFQEYFEYPRVVEVFKDDSHPNYTRPDQRIMDADQLISHIVNEDHDVLKRLLTEDKVFVVYGGGERSPFFAQMMTEYYMPDFGFPSDYDWKGNDGKLVQPTIGRRSGILTHPVWLLTFSDNEKNQAIQRGHWIYSKLLGGHIPDTPIGVDAVLPTDPHLTLREKMKVTRDEYCWRCHSRMDPLGLPLEQFDDFGAWRDKEIDRPVVTTGEINIGDPQLDGPVKDPYEMLQRMAHSLRVEQVFTRHVFRYFMGRNETVDDAPTLIDAHKAYRESGGSFKALVASLLTSDSFLLRRR, from the coding sequence ATGCGATCCTTTAAACGACCCGCCGCGATTCTCTTTGCCACGTTTCTACTGCCCGTAACCAGCTCTGGATCCGATACGCGGCCGTCGTTTTTAAAGACGTTCTGTGTCTCGTGTCATCATACGGATGAACCCAGCGGCGATTTCGACCTCGACCCGGTAATTTCCAATCGTGGCAATACGGATGCCGAATCACTGATCATGATACTCGATGTTCTTAAAGGTGGCAGTATGCCACCTGAGGACGAACCGCAGCCAAAGCCGGCAGAACGGACCGCTGCGATTCAGACGCTGCAAGCCATGCTGCAGACCAGCGCGGCTCATCCCGGACGCGGAAACCTGATCGATCACAAGGCACTGTTCACGGAACCGAAAGTTCGTCGTGCTGCAACGCCATCTCGGTTGTGGCGTCTGAGTCCTCATATTTTCAAACAGTATGCAAACGATTTGACTCGCAGCAGGTTCATGAACACGGATGGCGGACGCGAAGGCGGCAACGGGCTCCATCCCGCGTTCGCGTACATGACACCGGCCGCCGCTTTTCGCGACGACGCAGCGCAGCATGTCTTTGAGGAAGCGACGACGGAATTACTGTTTGACGTCTGTTTGCAGGTCGCTGAGTTACAGGTTGGCGACGACGGAAAAGGAATGAAGCCCCAGGAGATCCGAGCCTTTCTGGGAGCCGAAGAACCGACTCCGCAACAATGGGTGGACGTCATCAAACTCCAGTTCAAGATTGCCGTTCGACGTGAACCTGACAAGGAAGAGTTGTCGAAACTGGTGACACTTGGACAAATGACGCTTCAGTCTTTGAGGGCTGCCGAAACGGAACCCGTTGAACCAGAACGAAATGCAAAGGGGCAAATACTGCCGCCTCGTACGATGACCACGGCTCTGAAAACGGTTCTGGCCGCTGTCATGCTTCGCCCAGACGCGGTGTATCGATACGAAGTGGGACGAGGTGAACCGGACCAACACGGTCGCATTCGACTTTCCGACTATGAAGTTGCCGACGCGATCTCGTTCGCGCTGACGGATGCCGGTCCCGACGAAGCGATGCGCGCCGCGATCCAGTCGGGTGAACTTTCCAGCAACGACGCTGTGTTGAAGCAGGTGAAGCGTCTTTTGGATGCGGAGTCATCGAAGGAACGACTCGTTCGCTTCTTTCAGGAGTACTTCGAATATCCGCGCGTCGTCGAAGTCTTTAAGGACGATAGTCACCCGAATTACACACGGCCTGATCAACGAATCATGGACGCCGACCAACTGATTTCGCACATCGTCAATGAAGACCACGACGTTCTAAAGCGTCTGCTCACCGAAGACAAGGTATTCGTTGTTTACGGTGGTGGCGAACGGTCGCCATTCTTCGCGCAGATGATGACAGAGTATTACATGCCTGATTTCGGTTTCCCGAGCGACTACGACTGGAAGGGCAACGATGGCAAACTGGTTCAACCGACGATTGGCCGTCGGTCAGGAATTCTGACTCATCCGGTCTGGCTATTGACGTTCTCCGACAACGAAAAGAACCAAGCGATTCAAAGAGGCCATTGGATTTACAGCAAACTGCTGGGCGGCCATATTCCCGACACTCCGATCGGCGTCGATGCTGTGCTGCCAACCGATCCGCATCTGACGCTCCGCGAGAAGATGAAAGTGACTCGCGACGAGTATTGCTGGCGATGTCACAGTCGTATGGATCCATTGGGGTTGCCGCTGGAACAGTTCGATGACTTCGGCGCGTGGCGCGACAAGGAAATCGATCGACCGGTCGTGACAACTGGCGAAATCAACATCGGTGACCCACAACTGGACGGGCCCGTCAAAGACCCGTACGAAATGCTCCAACGCATGGCCCATTCGCTGCGCGTCGAACAAGTCTTCACTCGCCACGTCTTTCGCTATTTCATGGGGCGCAACGAAACTGTCGACGACGCTCCAACATTGATCGATGCTCACAAGGCCTACCGCGAATCCGGCGGAAGCTTCAAGGCGTTAGTCGCTTCACTGTTGACATCCGATTCATTTTTGCTGCGAAGACGTTAA
- a CDS encoding FadR/GntR family transcriptional regulator produces the protein METPKVPTKRNLYGQVLDDLGCRIMAGEVQPGDPLPQESTLCDQLGVSRTVVREAIKSLAAKGLVESRAKRGTIVCPRGSWNYLDSDVLGWQATAHVDGRHLFHLMELRRTVEPAAARIAAERATDEKRRLITEAYEAMVETAEDVDHFLASDIRFHVEILHATENPFFSPIANVISTSLESSLRLTNRQPDQNRTSLPAHQKVMNAICAGKPARAEAAMRSLLHEAADRIDVALS, from the coding sequence ATGGAAACCCCTAAAGTACCGACCAAACGCAATCTCTACGGCCAAGTGCTTGACGACCTCGGCTGTCGGATCATGGCTGGTGAAGTGCAACCGGGCGACCCACTTCCCCAAGAATCGACGCTGTGCGACCAGTTGGGAGTCAGCCGTACCGTTGTCCGGGAAGCCATCAAGTCATTGGCCGCAAAAGGACTGGTGGAATCGCGGGCAAAACGCGGCACGATCGTGTGTCCTCGGGGCTCCTGGAATTATCTCGATAGCGACGTGTTGGGTTGGCAAGCGACCGCGCACGTCGACGGCCGCCACCTCTTTCATCTGATGGAGCTGCGTCGGACCGTCGAACCCGCGGCGGCTCGTATTGCGGCTGAGCGTGCTACCGACGAAAAACGACGACTGATCACCGAGGCCTACGAGGCCATGGTTGAGACAGCGGAAGACGTCGACCATTTCCTAGCCTCTGACATTCGCTTTCACGTCGAGATTCTGCACGCGACCGAAAACCCGTTCTTCTCACCGATCGCGAACGTCATCAGCACTTCGCTGGAATCGAGTCTGAGATTGACGAACCGACAACCGGACCAGAACCGCACTTCGCTGCCGGCTCACCAGAAGGTCATGAACGCCATCTGCGCGGGCAAGCCAGCGCGGGCGGAAGCAGCGATGCGATCCTTGCTGCACGAGGCAGCGGACCGGATCGACGTTGCACTAAGCTAA
- a CDS encoding DUF1559 domain-containing protein, with the protein MNLKRSVDPSTQRRRDGFTLVELLVVIAIIGVLVGLLLPAVQAAREAARRMSCSNNFKQIGLAMHNYESAYKQLPMQGGGTLPGNLSGINWWVSRTDSNLMMQSWLVGLTPFFEAQATWEQISNPYEGDGDNMITIVPTGGADFPPMGPTHENIDYKPWATTLPTLRCPSDPGTGLPSLGRTNYAACQGDSPVALVIGDWGWGSQANPHDPVHGIAAGTLTNYVLSARGACRGVFVAHKSTRFRDVLDGLSNTIAAGEITTDLGDNDTRTQVVNHPWFNIATAPSPPTHACEQWIDPLRPQFWDPTTAPGFVGATQGRGYRWASYLPCNSGFNTVYPPNDEICTQQNAGGNGYYSTSSRHQGGTHVLMGDGAVKFITDSIEAGDQTARAISNGNNPGAQSPYGLWGSLGTRAVKEVIEEEL; encoded by the coding sequence ATGAATCTGAAAAGGTCGGTGGATCCGTCCACCCAACGTCGTCGTGATGGATTCACGCTGGTGGAATTGCTCGTTGTTATCGCCATTATCGGTGTGCTCGTCGGTCTGTTGTTGCCGGCCGTTCAGGCCGCTCGTGAAGCTGCACGGCGTATGAGTTGCAGCAACAACTTCAAGCAAATTGGCTTGGCGATGCACAACTACGAAAGTGCCTACAAGCAACTGCCCATGCAGGGTGGCGGGACGTTGCCGGGTAATTTGTCGGGCATCAATTGGTGGGTCAGTCGAACCGATAGCAACTTGATGATGCAAAGTTGGTTGGTCGGGCTTACGCCGTTCTTCGAAGCCCAAGCGACGTGGGAGCAGATTAGCAATCCCTATGAAGGCGACGGCGACAACATGATCACCATCGTGCCGACCGGCGGTGCTGACTTTCCGCCAATGGGGCCGACGCACGAAAACATCGACTACAAGCCTTGGGCAACCACTTTGCCAACGCTTCGATGCCCAAGCGACCCCGGAACTGGCTTGCCGTCATTGGGACGAACCAATTACGCCGCCTGCCAGGGCGACTCGCCGGTTGCGCTTGTAATCGGAGACTGGGGCTGGGGGTCGCAAGCAAATCCTCATGATCCTGTTCATGGCATCGCGGCAGGTACCCTGACCAATTATGTCTTGAGTGCTCGCGGTGCTTGCCGAGGCGTTTTTGTCGCACACAAATCAACACGCTTTCGCGATGTCTTGGATGGACTTTCCAATACGATTGCTGCCGGTGAGATCACGACGGACTTGGGTGACAACGACACTCGCACCCAGGTCGTCAACCACCCCTGGTTCAATATCGCGACTGCACCATCGCCGCCAACTCACGCTTGTGAGCAGTGGATCGATCCGTTGCGGCCTCAGTTTTGGGATCCAACGACTGCACCTGGTTTTGTGGGTGCGACACAGGGTCGTGGATATCGCTGGGCATCTTATTTGCCGTGCAACTCGGGATTCAACACGGTCTATCCGCCCAACGATGAGATTTGCACACAGCAAAACGCGGGTGGGAACGGTTACTACTCGACTTCCAGTCGTCACCAGGGCGGGACTCACGTCCTGATGGGTGACGGTGCGGTCAAGTTCATCACCGATTCGATCGAGGCTGGCGACCAAACCGCTCGGGCGATCAGCAACGGAAATAATCCTGGCGCCCAAAGCCCATACGGACTTTGGGGATCGCTCGGCACGCGTGCGGTTAAAGAAGTAATCGAAGAAGAGCTGTAG
- a CDS encoding DUF1801 domain-containing protein translates to MVEVNAGKWFDSVATDQQPIADRLRQLVFATVPCAVEEIKWSRPCYKVGGKLFCYLQTAKSHVTLGFQNGTSLDDPYGLLEGTGKDMRHTKIRSSAEINEVALLEQAAR, encoded by the coding sequence ATGGTTGAAGTGAACGCCGGTAAATGGTTTGACTCGGTCGCGACAGACCAGCAACCGATCGCTGATCGTCTGCGTCAGCTCGTCTTTGCAACGGTGCCCTGCGCTGTTGAAGAGATCAAATGGAGCCGACCGTGCTACAAAGTTGGCGGCAAGCTTTTCTGCTATCTGCAAACCGCTAAGTCTCACGTCACACTTGGGTTCCAAAACGGAACGTCGCTGGACGATCCATACGGCTTGTTGGAAGGGACGGGCAAAGACATGCGACACACCAAGATTCGATCCAGTGCCGAGATCAATGAAGTGGCGTTGTTGGAACAGGCTGCGAGGTGA